In Caldilineales bacterium, the following proteins share a genomic window:
- a CDS encoding DUF4058 family protein, whose translation MPTSFPGMDPYLEAPHLWPDVHNRLIDQIANHLAPRLRPRYFAAIEERSYTLRIDGSKLLGQADIAVVESGMLLHEPALIYGVTPLAEPWLPALPLTVLLPTFEERRESYLEIRTADDHRLVTVLELLSPSNKEPGKGRTKYLKKRDAVLDSDANLVEIDLLRAGEAMPLASKTPASEYRLLVSRERQRPRADLFVFGVRDPIPAFPLPLLPGDDEPVIDLNSIFHALYDLAGYDLRLDYRFDPDPPLTEDASAWADQLLRSAGLRP comes from the coding sequence ATGCCAACGTCCTTTCCGGGCATGGACCCCTACCTCGAAGCGCCGCATCTCTGGCCGGATGTCCACAACCGGCTGATCGACCAGATCGCCAACCATCTGGCGCCCCGCCTGCGACCCCGCTACTTCGCCGCCATCGAGGAGCGGTCGTATACGCTGAGGATCGACGGTAGCAAACTGCTGGGACAGGCCGACATCGCCGTGGTCGAATCGGGCATGCTCCTGCACGAACCGGCGCTGATCTATGGCGTCACCCCGCTCGCCGAGCCGTGGTTGCCCGCCCTGCCTCTCACCGTCCTGCTCCCCACCTTCGAGGAGAGGCGTGAGAGCTACCTGGAAATCCGCACCGCCGATGATCACCGCCTTGTCACCGTGCTCGAACTCCTGTCACCCTCGAACAAGGAGCCGGGCAAGGGCCGGACGAAATACCTGAAGAAGCGAGATGCCGTGCTGGACTCGGACGCCAACCTGGTCGAGATCGACCTGCTGCGGGCGGGCGAAGCCATGCCCCTGGCGAGCAAGACGCCCGCCAGCGAGTATCGCCTCCTCGTCAGCCGCGAGCGCCAGCGACCCCGCGCCGATCTCTTTGTCTTCGGCGTCCGCGACCCCATCCCCGCCTTTCCGCTTCCCCTGCTGCCGGGCGATGACGAACCGGTCATCGACCTCAACTCGATCTTTCATGCACTCTACGATCTCGCCGGCTACGACCTGCGCCTCGATTATCGCTTCGACCCCGACCCACCACTGACCGAAGATGCATCTGCCTGGGCCGACCAGCTTCTGCGCTCCGCCGGCCTGCGCCCCTGA
- a CDS encoding DUF4058 family protein: protein MSTPFPGMDPYLEAPEGWLDVHNSLIAALRTDLAPRLRPRYFVATEMRIYDPDALVDPFRGRPDLAAYERSEGLLHEVAPIYEVASFPRTVLLPMRDLVRESYLEIRPAGRSKNAVAVIELLSPGNKHSGSGREAYLRKRGAILSSSTHLVEIDLLRGGPPMPLSDAVISDYRILVSRAEQRPRAELYDFSLRHPIPAFPLPLLPGDEEPTVDLNRILHDLYDQVGYDLAVDYTGPADPPLSGEDAHWADQLLRAASLRP from the coding sequence ATGTCAACGCCATTTCCAGGGATGGATCCCTACCTCGAAGCGCCTGAAGGCTGGCTCGATGTCCACAACAGCCTGATCGCCGCCCTTCGCACCGATCTGGCGCCACGGCTGCGACCGCGCTATTTTGTCGCCACTGAGATGCGCATCTACGATCCTGATGCCCTCGTCGATCCGTTTCGCGGCCGGCCCGACCTCGCCGCCTACGAACGAAGCGAAGGACTTCTGCACGAAGTGGCGCCCATCTATGAGGTGGCTTCTTTCCCACGAACGGTGCTCTTGCCGATGCGAGACCTTGTGCGCGAAAGCTATCTGGAGATCCGGCCGGCCGGGCGTAGTAAGAATGCAGTAGCGGTCATCGAACTTCTATCGCCGGGCAACAAGCACTCGGGCAGCGGACGAGAGGCCTATCTGCGGAAACGAGGCGCCATCCTGTCCAGCAGCACCCACCTGGTTGAGATCGATCTACTGCGCGGCGGCCCGCCCATGCCCCTGAGCGATGCCGTGATCTCTGACTATCGCATCCTGGTCAGCCGAGCCGAGCAGCGCCCTCGCGCCGAGCTTTACGACTTCAGCCTGCGCCACCCCATCCCGGCCTTCCCCCTGCCCCTTCTGCCCGGCGACGAAGAACCGACGGTCGATCTCAACCGCATCCTGCACGATCTGTACGACCAGGTCGGCTACGATCTGGCGGTAGACTATACTGGCCCGGCCGATCCTCCCCTCTCAGGCGAGGATGCGCACTGGGCCGACCAACTGCTCCGAGCCGCCAGTTTGCGCCCCTGA
- a CDS encoding (Fe-S)-binding protein — protein MQTDYILAATENCRYCLMCRHVCPVGHVTRLETLTPHGWGLTIASVRRGLLAWDADTVGALYHCADCGTCRSHCVTDQPLPEAIAAARAEVIELGLAPASVVEAGRKLAEFGNPFEARKPEPASGSGEVALFVGDEARYRWPAALDAALKLLAALGIQPVLIGLGRNNGYLASSLGFPEAARSLAHATLAELTASGARQMLVLSPGDYFTFHKLYDERLGVPWPRRVELREVVDLLAGAMAAGDLRFRQAEEAVEYAYLDPTHTVRIDGRWMAPRQLLDGILPGPRRELFWRQERAHPTGATALQFSMPHLSMMLASARLEDAQKTGARLVITEAPGDLALLSRLAPRFGLRLQGLYELLAEHLI, from the coding sequence ATGCAAACAGACTATATCCTCGCCGCCACCGAAAACTGCCGCTACTGCCTGATGTGCCGCCACGTCTGCCCGGTGGGGCATGTCACCCGGCTGGAGACGCTGACCCCGCACGGCTGGGGCCTGACCATCGCCTCGGTGCGCCGCGGGCTGCTGGCCTGGGACGCCGACACCGTGGGCGCGCTCTATCATTGCGCCGACTGTGGCACCTGCCGCTCGCACTGCGTCACCGACCAGCCCCTGCCCGAAGCCATCGCCGCCGCCCGCGCCGAAGTCATCGAACTGGGCCTGGCCCCGGCCAGCGTGGTCGAGGCCGGCCGCAAGCTGGCTGAGTTCGGCAATCCGTTCGAGGCCCGCAAGCCGGAGCCAGCCAGCGGGTCGGGTGAGGTGGCGCTGTTCGTGGGCGACGAAGCCCGCTATCGCTGGCCCGCCGCGCTCGACGCCGCCCTCAAGCTGCTGGCGGCCCTCGGCATCCAGCCGGTGTTGATCGGCCTGGGCCGCAACAATGGCTATCTCGCCAGCTCGCTCGGTTTTCCCGAGGCCGCTCGCAGCCTGGCCCATGCCACGCTCGCTGAACTGACCGCCTCCGGGGCGCGGCAAATGCTCGTGCTCTCTCCCGGCGACTACTTCACCTTCCACAAGCTGTACGACGAGCGGCTGGGCGTGCCGTGGCCGCGGCGGGTGGAGCTGCGCGAGGTGGTTGATCTGCTGGCCGGGGCGATGGCGGCGGGCGATCTGCGTTTTCGCCAGGCCGAAGAGGCGGTAGAATATGCCTATCTCGATCCCACGCACACCGTGCGCATCGACGGCCGTTGGATGGCCCCCCGCCAACTGCTCGACGGCATTCTGCCCGGCCCCCGCCGCGAGCTGTTCTGGCGGCAGGAACGGGCACACCCCACCGGCGCCACCGCCCTGCAATTCTCCATGCCCCATCTGTCCATGATGCTGGCTTCGGCCCGGCTCGAAGATGCGCAAAAGACCGGCGCCCGGCTCGTCATCACCGAAGCCCCTGGCGACCTGGCCCTGCTCAGCCGCCTGGCCCCGCGCTTTGGCCTGCGACTCCAGGGCCTGTACGAGCTCCTGGCCGAGCACTTGATTTGA
- a CDS encoding FAD-binding oxidoreductase, which produces MTSTALFRAEMIRSELEEIVGPEHIRVDEPSKLVYSTDWSWMPQMWLDRGQRLTPPDYIVHPGSAAEISEIMDIANKYRIPVVPWGGGSGTQGGAAPVFGGILLDLKRLDKIIAIDEKSLTVTAQAGINGQQLEWALNEKGLTLPHYAASSNCATLGGYLAPRGTGTVSTKYGKAEDMVMSMQIVLPTGEIIRTPPVPQHASGPDWFRLFLGAEGTFGVITEATMRVEYLPEARLLRAFLFGDLSNALEAGRLIMTRRLHPFVIRLYDPESTRSQVKKVLGYDFEGAYMVMGFDGDPDIAALEEQKAVAICEGLGAKDVGREPGERWWNHRYDFYYPPLSLKLPWMYGTTETVTTYDKIEKLYWAEKKAVEEGYKQWNVKFIAHFSHWFHWGVMVYSRFIIEEPPQDAQEALRLHNRVWNTAMQAVMANGGMINEHHGVGLKLSRYMRKQYGDAWPFLLRIKKTIDPNGIMNPGKVGF; this is translated from the coding sequence ATGACATCCACCGCCCTCTTCCGGGCTGAAATGATCCGCTCCGAGCTGGAGGAAATCGTCGGGCCGGAGCACATCCGCGTCGACGAACCCTCGAAGCTCGTCTACTCCACCGACTGGTCGTGGATGCCGCAGATGTGGCTCGACCGCGGCCAGCGCCTGACGCCGCCCGATTACATCGTCCATCCCGGCTCGGCGGCCGAGATCAGCGAGATCATGGACATCGCCAACAAGTACCGCATCCCGGTCGTACCGTGGGGCGGCGGGTCGGGCACGCAGGGCGGGGCCGCGCCGGTCTTTGGCGGCATCTTGCTCGACCTCAAACGGCTTGACAAGATCATCGCCATCGACGAGAAATCGCTCACGGTCACGGCGCAGGCCGGCATCAACGGCCAGCAACTGGAATGGGCGCTGAATGAGAAAGGCCTGACCCTGCCGCACTACGCCGCCTCGTCCAACTGCGCCACCCTGGGCGGCTACCTGGCCCCGCGCGGCACCGGCACCGTCAGCACCAAATACGGCAAGGCCGAAGACATGGTCATGTCGATGCAGATCGTGCTCCCCACCGGCGAAATCATCCGCACCCCGCCCGTGCCGCAGCACGCCTCCGGCCCCGACTGGTTCCGGCTGTTCCTCGGCGCCGAAGGCACCTTCGGCGTCATCACCGAGGCCACCATGCGGGTCGAGTATCTGCCCGAAGCCCGGCTGCTGCGCGCTTTCCTTTTCGGGGACCTCAGCAACGCCCTCGAAGCCGGCCGGCTGATCATGACTCGCCGCCTCCATCCCTTCGTCATCCGCCTCTACGACCCCGAATCCACCCGCTCGCAGGTGAAGAAAGTGCTGGGCTACGATTTCGAGGGCGCCTACATGGTCATGGGCTTCGACGGCGACCCCGACATCGCCGCGTTGGAAGAGCAAAAAGCGGTGGCAATCTGCGAGGGGCTGGGGGCGAAGGATGTAGGCCGGGAACCGGGCGAGCGCTGGTGGAACCACCGCTATGATTTCTACTACCCGCCGCTCAGCCTCAAGCTGCCGTGGATGTACGGCACGACCGAGACGGTCACCACCTACGACAAGATCGAAAAGCTGTATTGGGCCGAGAAGAAGGCGGTCGAAGAAGGCTACAAGCAGTGGAACGTCAAGTTCATCGCCCACTTTTCGCATTGGTTCCATTGGGGCGTCATGGTCTACTCGCGCTTCATCATCGAGGAGCCGCCGCAAGACGCGCAGGAGGCGCTCCGTCTGCACAATCGCGTGTGGAACACCGCTATGCAGGCGGTGATGGCCAACGGCGGCATGATCAACGAACATCACGGCGTCGGCCTCAAGCTCTCGCGCTACATGCGCAAACAATACGGCGACGCCTGGCCCTTCCTGCTACGGATTAAGAAAACGATTGATCCGAATGGGATCATGAATCCGGGGAAGGTTGGATTCTGA
- a CDS encoding GIY-YIG nuclease family protein, with product MKKYYVYIMTNHSRTLYIGMTNDLERRVSEHKSKLIPGFTSKYNVTKLAYYEVTNDVHEAIAREKQIKGWLRSKKIILIESVNPGWNDLSAEWYE from the coding sequence ATGAAAAAGTACTACGTTTACATCATGACCAACCACTCCCGCACCCTATACATCGGCATGACCAACGACCTAGAACGACGCGTTTCAGAGCACAAGAGCAAACTCATTCCCGGCTTCACTAGCAAATACAACGTCACCAAACTTGCCTATTACGAGGTGACGAACGATGTTCATGAGGCTATAGCCCGCGAGAAGCAGATCAAAGGCTGGTTGCGTTCGAAGAAGATCATTTTGATCGAATCCGTCAATCCCGGCTGGAATGACCTATCCGCTGAATGGTATGAATGA
- a CDS encoding EthD family reductase → MKRKEGMSLDEFRHWAMNEHPELGKKIPGIMHYRMNVVFEDNPDLPFDAVSEFCFADHDAYQAGFATPEGKAAGGDAAAHCSHRMRLVAEEKMLIP, encoded by the coding sequence ATGAAACGCAAAGAAGGCATGTCGCTCGACGAGTTCCGCCATTGGGCGATGAACGAGCACCCGGAGCTGGGCAAGAAAATCCCCGGCATCATGCACTACCGCATGAATGTCGTCTTCGAGGATAACCCCGATCTACCGTTCGATGCCGTCTCCGAGTTCTGCTTCGCCGACCACGACGCCTACCAGGCCGGCTTCGCCACGCCCGAAGGCAAGGCCGCTGGCGGCGATGCGGCCGCGCACTGTTCGCACCGCATGCGGCTGGTGGCGGAAGAGAAGATGCTGATTCCGTGA